AAAAAAACAAGAGCATATGGATAGACTTCTAAAATATCCTTTAAAGATGGAACCAAACATAAAAGATGGTTATGGAGGTATGAGAGAAGCAAATATGGTCTTTTGGATTGCAAATATAGTTTTTGGAGTTACAAGACTAAGACATCTCATGGATAAAGAGTTTACAGAAGAAGAGTACAAAAAATATAGAATATCTTTAGAGTATATTTTTCAAGTGAGAAATCACTTACATAATATTGCAAAGAAGAAACTTGATACTGTAAACTTTGATATCTTACCAGAATTAAGTACTAAACTTGGATTTAAACATACTCCAAGAAAAACTAAAGAGACTCAAGCTATGAATAAAATTTTTGAGTCTTTACATAATATTCACTTTTTTACAAATATTTTAACTAAAAAATTCACAAGAGCTTTAGAGTTTAAAAATCAAAATTATGATTTAGTTAGAGAGAATAGATTTAAAAAGAATCTTTTTATCTATGAAGGGAAAATATATACTTCTTATTTCAATAAACCAAAAACTCTAACTGCATTTTTAAAAGAACTTATATCTTTACCAATAAGTGTAGAAAGATTTGATCAATCATATGTTTATTATGCTAGTAAAACTATCTTGCCACAAAAGCAGACAAAAGAGCATAAACTATTATTAAGAAGACTTCTTTTTAAAGAGTCTTTATATCCAATAATAAAACTTCTTTACAATGCAAGAATATTTGAATCAATATTCCCCATCACTAAAAAAATAATAAATCAACCACAATTTGATGGATACCATGAACTTCCTGTTGATGTACATTCTATAAAAACATTAAAACATCTAAGTGATATAAAAGATGAATTTGTTAAAGAGTTGTATGATAGCTTTGATAAAACAGAACAATCAATAGTAAAAATTGCAACATTTTTTCATGACGTAGGAAAAGGTAGAATTACTGATCATCATATTGCAGGAGAAAAACTATTTAGAAATATGGCAAATGGGCTTAGTTTTAAAGCAGAACACACTCAAGTTATAGCAAAACTAATAAGATATCACAATATGATGAGTAAAGTTGCTACAAGTGAAGATATATACTCTGAGAAGGTTATTAGAAATTTTTCAGGATTAGTTCAAAACAAAAAATTCCTAGATATGTTATTTGTTTTAACTTATGGGGATATTTCTGCTGTTGGTAAAAATATCTACAAAAGTTCAACTTCAACACTATTAAAAGAGTTATATCACCAAACTTTATATGCCTTTGAAAATACTACCTTACTAACTGAGAGTTCAAGAAGAATTGCAAAAATAAATAGTATCAAAAAACTAAAACAATATAATGATTTACCTCCAATACTAAAGAAAAAAATAACATATATTGCCTCAAATCAAATCTTCTTACAGCTTAAAGCTGCTGATATTTTAGACTTAGTACTTAAAGCAAAAGAAGTGGAAACTTATACTTATAAGATATTAAATGACAAAGCCCTAACAATAAGAATAATAAGAAAGATTCCTTTAAACTTGGGTTATTTACTTGGTAAATTGGAATTTTTAGATATTTCGGTTATGAATATTTTTAAACTTTTTGATGATAAAAAATGTTTCGAAATTCAATTTACAGAAAAAGTCGAAGATGGTGATTTATTACATATAGAAGAGATTATTAATGCCTCTTTTGATATGAGTAAAAGACTAAATCTAAAACAACCTGTTATTCTAAAAAATGAGGTTGAAGTAAATTGTAATCATACTTCATATTTAGCAAGTATGAGAATAAATGCTATAAATCAAAAAGGTTTATTAGCATACATTACAAAAATCTTTGATGACTTTGGTGTAGAAATAGAG
This portion of the Arcobacter nitrofigilis DSM 7299 genome encodes:
- a CDS encoding [protein-PII] uridylyltransferase family protein produces the protein MINEMNLEVEELIEKNASDFQISKVFKKYIQEYVNSIDTSIDTNGGKDFFVQHTKVTDKFLISLYKYILRKNFGSYQPMSTSIPISIIALGSYGREQLCIYSDIDLLLLYEDVKGYNIKDIIQEFITLAWDCGLKLGSRVHELNDVAESVKEDITIKTAIIESRLIYGSKYLWFGYENVLSRIRKTDQLQFILEKKQEHMDRLLKYPLKMEPNIKDGYGGMREANMVFWIANIVFGVTRLRHLMDKEFTEEEYKKYRISLEYIFQVRNHLHNIAKKKLDTVNFDILPELSTKLGFKHTPRKTKETQAMNKIFESLHNIHFFTNILTKKFTRALEFKNQNYDLVRENRFKKNLFIYEGKIYTSYFNKPKTLTAFLKELISLPISVERFDQSYVYYASKTILPQKQTKEHKLLLRRLLFKESLYPIIKLLYNARIFESIFPITKKIINQPQFDGYHELPVDVHSIKTLKHLSDIKDEFVKELYDSFDKTEQSIVKIATFFHDVGKGRITDHHIAGEKLFRNMANGLSFKAEHTQVIAKLIRYHNMMSKVATSEDIYSEKVIRNFSGLVQNKKFLDMLFVLTYGDISAVGKNIYKSSTSTLLKELYHQTLYAFENTTLLTESSRRIAKINSIKKLKQYNDLPPILKKKITYIASNQIFLQLKAADILDLVLKAKEVETYTYKILNDKALTIRIIRKIPLNLGYLLGKLEFLDISVMNIFKLFDDKKCFEIQFTEKVEDGDLLHIEEIINASFDMSKRLNLKQPVILKNEVEVNCNHTSYLASMRINAINQKGLLAYITKIFDDFGVEIESAKLSLNKKRVRDLFLIEKNGNFSVNSEKIVEMICSND